ACtctgaacgaaaaaaaaaataacgattTCAGAGTATTTGTAAATCAGCGGTGAAATTGAGAATTTATCGTGGATCGGCAAAAGCCACCGACTCGTTTCGTGATCTAAACCTTTCATTTAATTACTCTTGCGGTTTGTTGCGGTTACGAgtcaaatctgattggtcgcAGAGCACAATAAACATTCCAGAAGTAATTTTACGGCGTTCATGGTTTTATAGGTTTCACTGTAATAAAGTTCAAGCCTTTTTGTCTTTCACGCACGATTTAGTACAAGCTAGCCTGAGAAATCTCACCACAAAAGCGGTAAGTCAAACCAATCACGTTTGCGTTTGTTAATATGATTTTCAGCATTATAAAGCATCCTGACCTGGATGACCTTTGCTTGACCTCGTGGTTCACTCATTATGAAACGCTAAAGCTAACATTTTGTTCAGTTTTTGCCAATACACATTGCCTTCTTTAAGTTTAAACCATATATTTATTGTATATCTAAATTTCGGATCGAataaaattctttattttacCCGATTTACGGATCGGGCGTTCTCGCAGCGATATTGCGAAGCTCTTTGTAGTTGGCATTTATCAAAGATGGCATCAAAACGTGATGGATCGATCTTACGGTTTTTTGCTAAAGGTAAGTGTACTAAGTGTATTATTTTTTCTGCTGTTTCTTTGTACAAACGTCTCAACTGAAATTATATTAGGCTTCAGTTTGGATATTGCCAGCAAATCTTCCAGTTAACTTATTAACAATTGTTAACTTATGTCggaaatataaaatatttattttggttttcttttacTGTTATGTTTAATAAGCTCCACGTTTTGAAAACACCGCGGAACCACAGCAGTCCCAGTTAAATGATCATGATGCAGCAGTGGAAACAGCAGTAATCAGTCAGAGTGAGATGGTCGTGACTTCGCCGACAACAGAGTCAGCGCCAGTTCCCGAGGGTTATGGAACAACTCCAGATCACATCATTTTGCAGCCAGACAAAACAGGAGGTTTGGGAGATATTGGTCGGTATATCAACTCTGAAATGACAACGAAAGAAGTTGAGGACACAGTAATAGCCCTTTCAAGAGGAAAGAAGTATGAACTTTTAACTCAACATTTTTCACCTCCATCTCATTATAAGTTCCCTGGAACATATGAAAATGGCTGCTTACGCTCTTTTCGGTATGAATATTTTAAGAACCGTCCCTGGTTGAAGTACAGTCCGCATCTTGATGCTGCTTTTTGTGTACCTTGTGCCTTGTTTGTCAGTAACAGAAGTAACAAACAAAGTCTGGTCACAAAGCCTTTTAGGAAATGGACTCGTTATACATCTGTAATAGTTGAGCATGCTGAAAAGTCGTATCACAGGGATGCCATGATCGCCGCCCAAACATTTCGAGAATCAATTGAAAATCCAAGCACTACACTGACTTGCGTATttgacaaggaaaaggaaaaacgcaTTGAAGAAAACCGTCAAATCTTGAAAGCCATTGCCAGAGCAGTGTTGTATTGTGGTCGCCAGTGTATTGCATTACGTGGCCATAGGGAAAAGCTTACTCAGTCAGAAAACCCGGGCAACTTCCTGGCATTACTGAAGGTCCTATCAGAAAGCGATCCGGTATTGGAAGCCCACCTAAAGACAGGTGGGAGAGTCACCTACCTTTCTCCGCAGTCTCAGAATGAGATGATTGAAGTGATTGGAAAGCACTTCATTCAAAAGAAGATAGTGGAAGAAATCTTAGAAGCTAAGTATTATTCAATCTTAGGTGACGAAGCTACAAGCCATAACGAGGAAAAGCTATCTATCGTTATTCGCTTCGTTGATGCCAACAAAGACATCAGGGAAGAGTTTCTGGAGTTCAAAGATTTAGAACGAACTACGGGCGCTGCAGTTTCTGAAACCTTGTTATCTACCCTGCGTTCCCTGAACATTCCTATTGAAGATTGCCGTGGCCAAGGTTATGATGGTGCAGCATCAATGAGCAGCCAAAGGGTTGGAGTCCAGGCAAATATCCTAACACACGCACCAAACGCTGCTTACGTCCACTGTGCAAGCCATTGTCTCAATCTAGTTGTATCTCATGCCTGTTCCCTTCAACCGATTCGAAACATGATTGACAAGATAACGCAAGTTTGCCTCTTTTTCAATTACAGCCCCAAGCGAAATGGTCTGCTGACTGCCGTCATCCAGGATCAACATCCTGAAAACGGGAAAAAGAAGCCTCTGATTACTCTGTGTGCAACCAGATGGGTCGCCCGTATCGAAGCCTATGATCACTTCTACGCGTCTTTCAAATATACAGTGTTTGCGTTGGAGGTCATAGCTCACAACATGCACCACGATGAGTGTCCTGAGCAGTTCTACGGCTGTTGGCAAACAAAAACCCGAACAGATGCTTCGGGACTCCTGAAAGCCATTACTGACTTTGATTTTATCGTAACCTTCATCTGCGCCTACTCATGCCTCTCCCACATGTCAGGTCTCACTGTTAAGCTTCAGAAGAAGACAAACGATATCTTCAAAGCCTTTTCGATGGTTACGGAGGTGAAGGCAACTTACAAACGTCTTCGCGCCAATCTTCCCACTCACTTTGACGAGATCTACGATCAAGCCGTAACCATGGCAGAGAAAGTAGGAGTTGCTCCCACAGCCCCAAGAATCGCAGAAAGACAGCGACACCGTGCCAATGCTCCAGCTGTTGACCCAAAAGAGCACTATAGGGTCAATGTCGCAGTGCCTTTCTTTGATCACATCATTTCAGAACTGGATGACCAGTTCTCAAGCTTAACACTAAGGGTCAGTAAGCTGCTTGGGCTAGTGCCCTCTGATATTCAGGAAAGTCGGGTCACTGCTCAGCAGCTTACTGATTTAGTGGATCTTTATAAAGACGATCTGCCCTCTCCTCAGCTATTTTCCTCTGAATTTCAGAGGTGGAAAATTATGGTTCAGAACGGGCGAATTGCTGCTGATTCGTGTGCCTCGTCACTAAAAGCATGTGATCCTGAAGACTTCCCTAACTTGTACATGCTCCTGAAAATTGCTGCGACCCTACCAGTGACCACTTGTGAATGTGAACGTTCCATAAGCACAATGAGGCGGTTGAACAATTACATGAGGTGCACCATGGGAGAGAGTCGGCTCTCCTCCCTGGCTCTAATGCATATCAAATATGATATGCCTGTCAATCTGGAGGAGATCGTCAATTTATTCGAGGGCCTACACCCGAGAATGATGCAGTTTGCCAGCTTGTTGTATGAATAGACTTGAGAACTTGACAGACCGGAACTTACATTTATCTTTCTTGTTTTAAGATGAAACAATTACGCTGTTTTAGATATCAAAGTTACAAATAAAAACAGTTTCGATTTGCCTAAAATGGGTCTCAAAATGCGGGAAATTGGGTTTCAGAGAAcctacattttcaaaattttccgggggagcatgcccccggacccccctaggaaAGTGCGCCTCCGGCGCACAATTACATTTTCAATCACATACGAACACCCTTTGGAAAACCTCAGCTACGCGCCTGCTAATACTTACATtgatactaatactaatactaattctaatgctagagcggttttcaaacgagtgtcgtaaaaccaaaaccaaagaaattactttggccaatcaaaaaggacggagacaatccagtaaaccaaacaaaactcgaagtaattacacgtagccggcacaaagcgcgggaaaatgtgcacgcgcgagccacgattggtttgggtgtcacttctgattggctgaaaaagtggcgcgagaactttgaaccaatcactgagtgaagaaatgcaaaaccaaagtaattcactaattactttcgaaactcaattgaaaaccgctattacaatgctaatgctaatactaatactaatacttttttcaaggtcggaaaGAGGTACATTGTTAAACAGTACACATAGGTAGGGAAACATTGTTCTTCATTGCTATAACACTGTTAGGTCATAGTACTACTAACTAGGGGTTCCATATTGGAAGTGGAAGTGCTGCCTCATGTTCTGTGCCAAAAACATAACAAACCTGCCATTCTCATaggtcaatgatcaaagaaagccattggtaaccaatcaaatgatAGCTTGGTTGGCACAATGTTTGCGTGATTACGTGATACGCATGCGTTTTTTCTGCTTAATTACGAGTTTACGACAAGATTTCCCGATATACTTTCATGTATATTACTGAGTTATCAAATGACTTTGTTCGACTTTGAACAATTACAAATATATTCCTGTTCATTTATGTCAAATAATACTCGAAATTATGTGATTATCTATACGAATTGTTTTCTGAAATTCAGTTTTCCAATTACGAGGAAATTTAATACCGTTGGTTTTTCGTATCAAAATTAGATATATTctttttgatttttgaaacctaaaacatttcaaattttGCATCGAAAAAGGTCAGGTCTTGAATTCCAGTTCCTACTTTATTACGATTATTTTCGCGTAGCTTAGTGTTTAAAAGACGCCAAAAAAATTGAGAGAAGTTTACAACTAAAGAAGAGAAACCACGTTGTTTCACAAATAAGCTggttttttaaagtttatttttaggatttcctgaaatgaaaaattgtaAAAGAACTAGAAGGAGTTTTAACACCGAAACGAAAAAGACAATCGCTGGTAATCATAATTCAGCGGAAGTAACAAATTTAACACCTTGGAATTATTcaataattgaaaataaaacCTTCAATCATTTAAATAAGCTGTCATAATACATTATTCTAATGGGCATGGTGTTTCATTGAGGCAAAGCGATCTGCTACAGCGCTATACTGATTTTAAATTTCATGACACTGCCAGGAACACGATAAATACGTCTGAAACTTGAAACGAGAACTTGCggataaaaaaatataatatatgTATTATGACATTTTTCCTTGGCAGTTTCCTCTAACGTATGATAGTTATCGGTGAAACAAAGATTTTCACTGTGCATATTTGTAAGTATACTTAAAAACTCTTAAATTTTTgaatgttttttaaaatatagAGGCCACTTAAGTAGCCAGCCATCTGTGCATGACAATTCAGACTCAATCATACAATATGGTCTCTTAAAGTTGCTGTCACTCATCCGGCCTTCACCTTTTTcttaattaagaccattttGAGCAGACTATACAATAGAATGTTTCGGCTTTTTAtcagtaagaaaaagaaatgtttgaatGAAGAGTCCCACATTCGAAAGGTAAGTTAAAACTGCAAAGAAAGTTTATTAAATTTCGTCTCATAGTTCATTAATTCAGTTTGGAAGAGGAATGCTTGATTTGAAGAGGCTATCTCGCCAAAAAATATGCAAAGGTAGGTCCTTATGTGGAACTAACGAGTATTTCCATGAAGTGAACTTTTGCTTGTAGGCTGTTCTCCACTAAGAACGAGCAGCCTACCTTCCATCTAGTCCGAGTAAAATCAAATGTCTAATTTTGGGCGTACTAACCTAAAACCCTGACTTTAAACTGCGAAACTTTTGACTGGCTCTCAAAATATTGTACTTATGACTTTATTGAAAAGGTGcttccttctttctttcctgAAAAGTCCACAGCCTTTCTTAGGTAATTCATCATTTCTGATAATCATTGCGAAAGGTTCTCGCATCAACATTCCCGCCATGATCAACGCATTTGATTTGGTCGAAAAACACCCAAATTCATCTGACTTTTAGTGGATAACCCTTTTTTTGTTCGTgttaaaaagaaattgtttcgaATAAAGGCAAAAAGAACTGCTAATATTTAGTTATAGCCTCTAATGCAACAAAATGATTTCACAACCAGAGGGAACGAAACAGCTGTTTAAGAATCTGTATTTGTTTTACTAAACTAGATCAACTATGATTTGTCATAAAGCTCGATATTCTACCGGAAGACATTGTGTGACAAAGGTGAGCAACCAATTGCTTATTAAATTTTATACGATGTGTCCTGGATCCATGATTCATGACAAGATTACTGTTACATGTCGGTCTGGTGAACCGCTGGCAATCCACTAATCTAACCTTTCTTCAACCACTCCCTCATTCTCTTCGCTGTCGTCAATTTTAAGCATGGCTCCGAGAAGCACAGaatgaaaattattattacaaaacatTCTCAAACGAATTTTTTGGCTTCGGAATTCAATTTTGTAAGAGGTCAATGAAACGAAGGCAAGAGATAAATCCCCCCCTTGAAGGTTAAAGTGTGAATGGCATTGGATTTAATGCTCATTTGCGGGTTTCGCTTGGGCGCCACGGGACCCAATTAACCGACGTCACACACGCCATGTTTGTACACTACACTAATCCTCTGGAAATCGAACataattttatgcaaattttttattTCTATAAAAATCAATATGGCCTTTGGTCACGTGAGTAAAAAAAAACGCAATGACCCTTCGCTTTCACAAGACGCCACGTTGGTCACAGTGGTGTTCAAAACCAGCC
The genomic region above belongs to Montipora capricornis isolate CH-2021 chromosome 5, ASM3666992v2, whole genome shotgun sequence and contains:
- the LOC138048818 gene encoding 52 kDa repressor of the inhibitor of the protein kinase-like, whose product is MVVTSPTTESAPVPEGYGTTPDHIILQPDKTGGLGDIGRYINSEMTTKEVEDTVIALSRGKKYELLTQHFSPPSHYKFPGTYENGCLRSFRYEYFKNRPWLKYSPHLDAAFCVPCALFVSNRSNKQSLVTKPFRKWTRYTSVIVEHAEKSYHRDAMIAAQTFRESIENPSTTLTCVFDKEKEKRIEENRQILKAIARAVLYCGRQCIALRGHREKLTQSENPGNFLALLKVLSESDPVLEAHLKTGGRVTYLSPQSQNEMIEVIGKHFIQKKIVEEILEAKYYSILGDEATSHNEEKLSIVIRFVDANKDIREEFLEFKDLERTTGAAVSETLLSTLRSLNIPIEDCRGQGYDGAASMSSQRVGVQANILTHAPNAAYVHCASHCLNLVVSHACSLQPIRNMIDKITQVCLFFNYSPKRNGLLTAVIQDQHPENGKKKPLITLCATRWVARIEAYDHFYASFKYTVFALEVIAHNMHHDECPEQFYGCWQTKTRTDASGLLKAITDFDFIVTFICAYSCLSHMSGLTVKLQKKTNDIFKAFSMVTEVKATYKRLRANLPTHFDEIYDQAVTMAEKVGVAPTAPRIAERQRHRANAPAVDPKEHYRVNVAVPFFDHIISELDDQFSSLTLRVSKLLGLVPSDIQESRVTAQQLTDLVDLYKDDLPSPQLFSSEFQRWKIMVQNGRIAADSCASSLKACDPEDFPNLYMLLKIAATLPVTTCECERSISTMRRLNNYMRCTMGESRLSSLALMHIKYDMPVNLEEIVNLFEGLHPRMMQFASLLYE